The Malaclemys terrapin pileata isolate rMalTer1 chromosome 5, rMalTer1.hap1, whole genome shotgun sequence genomic interval AAATGGGTCagtcatcaaaaaaaaaaaaaaaaagcccattttAGGAGAAACATAGAAAAAATGAAACATAAAAGGACCTTTTACAGAGAGTCTTCCCAGTGCTTGTGACATAGAAAAGGAGAGTGGAGGATAAGCCATTGTGTATGTTGAGGAAGTCTGAGAATAAAGATTATAGGAAAACAGTCCTACCTTTCTTTACAAGGCCTTGATTTAAATCCCTGAAATCTCAAATTTTGCTATTACAATGAAGTCCTGTTGCAGACAGAGCTGGCTTTTTATCACCACTTAAAATCTAATTAATCCGTATTGAAGCACAAAGATTTCTGTTGTATTTTAGGGTGAGGGGTCATAGAGCCTTCTTTGTTCATCCTCAGACTTGtaatcatcaggcattgggatatAATTTTACCAAGCAAATTGGAAGGTAACAGATCAAATCTTTATCAGAAGGACTCTGCTAAACCATGAGTTAGGCTTTCGTCCTTTACATGAAACATTATATTCATGAAGAACAAAAAAGTGTTTCAGAGTTTTCAAAGGGTTAATATCTAAGCTTATATTCAGGGCACAAAGAACTAAGATCATCATAGCTCCGACCACCAGAAAAGATATCAGCTCTTATAGAGACATTCCTCCTAAAGCTTTTTGGACTGTGCTCTTCTAATGGCTTTAGTCTACAGAACTGTGATGCAATTAAGTGGCATTTTATTCTCTCTGTTGGGATGGGTTCTATCCTGTCTCACTACCTATTTACCTCAGTGGAAAAATCTCAATTTAGAATTAAATGAATTGGAGATCTGGACCATGGGACTCTGGCAAGCTTGTGTTGTCCAAGAGGAAGGGGGAATGCAATGTAaggattttgattctttcttagCTTTGCCTCCAGAGCTTAGGATTTCTAGGATTTTGATGTTTGTTTCAAATGGATTAGGACTTTTGGGCCTCGTGCTTTCAGGTTTTGGGTTGGACTGTTTGAAGATCGGTGAAAGACAACAGGAACTAAAGAAACGGCTATTACTGCTTGGAGGAACACTCTTCTGGATATCAGGAATTACAGCCATAGTCCCAGTTTCTTGGGTTGCTCACACTACAGTCCAGGAATTTTGGGATGAGAATATCCCAGATATTGTTCCCAGGTGGGATTTTGGGGAAGCACTATTTGTTGGCTGGTTTGCTGGATTTTGTCTTATACTAGGAGGGTCACTACTTAATTGCACTGTCTGTTCAACTGAAGTCCATCCATCCTCAGTCCATTACACAGTAGCAGAAATGCAAGATCACTGTCAACACTTGGAAACTGAAAATAGTCCTGAAAATCTAGGAGTTTAAGTAGTACAGAAAGTCGTCTCTTTCTTTTCAAACTTGAGCGCAAGGCAGAAGTTTGTTCCAATAATGATTCAAAGGACTCTTTGTTACTTAGCTGATTCACTAAAGTTGTGTGTCTAATTCTTTCTTCTTGTAATTGTTATTTCAAAGTAGTGTTGTCGCCCCGGGGGtaggggggggggcgcaaaacCGTTAAACCTTTTGTTTCACAGCAGGACATTAAAGCTATCATTACTGCAGAGAAGAACCACTACTTTGTTTTGCTATTAAAGCTGAACTGTAGACCCCCAAAATATATAAGGTTGCTCTCTTATATGTTGGTTAAGAGCCAAAAATGTAAGTTTCCTTTTCATATGAAACCAGTTAAGTGGAATTCAAAGGCTTTTGACTCCTTATGGCACAGCCATCCACCTATCTGATCCAGTAACATTTTCATGATCTAGAGTATTTTCATCTCTAAAAATAGCCTAAAAATACTTGTATTCTGGGTATAGACTTTTGCTACAGAGAGAAGGAGATCTCCATGTAGGAACTGTGTTTCTTTATCCAGGAAAATTGTGAATTCCCCAAACCCTAAAAAGACTTGCAGAGAACTAGATTTATTTAAAGCACGTTTAGTTTCTTAAAAATGCTATATGTACTTCATCAGCATCACAGGCCACTGTCCCAAAATAGCTAGTCATTTGTTATACCAACCTAATACGGGAAACGAAGACAAAAGTTAACCTGGATGTTCTGGCACCTGCATATTTcatatacaaagaaaaaaattaaagagcCAGGAGTGGTTGAAAAATACCTAGTTAAAAGAGTTAATCTGCTCATAAGCATTTGCTATTTTATAGAGTATAGGAATTGAGTTTTTAATAATGAACACTTGATCTGCATTCAATGAAAGATTTCTGTTAAACTTTTCTCATATGTAGCAGCAGTTCTTGTACATGTAAATAGTttgattttaaacaaatatacTTCTTAAAACTTGAGAAATACTGCATTTATTTTACTATATGCAGACAACcttatttgttaaaatatataACGTTTGCATGGGCTTATCCAAATACACGGAATGTGAATTATTCAGTTTATGAATGATCATCCTAAATAATGAGTTAATTAAAAATACCCAGAACTATTAAAAACTACTTAATGAAAAGGGTTGGAGTATTGTTACCCAAATAGTAACAATCACTATTAATTAATAGGTCACTATTATTTAGCGTATGCTTTTCTGTTAAAAGACAAGCTATTTTCTGCAAAGCAAAACCAATGGAATATGAGCCCAGTTGCAGCCACATCTTTGAATTACTGATTTATCACGTTATTTCTCTATACTCAAAACAAATCCACATGGAACCAGAAAAAACTAGATCTGTCAAGGTCCTTTTATGAAATAGCATATAAAAGAGGGGGAAATATTTCACAGTTTACAAAGTTTATGTTTAGTGCAACAAGCACTAAACAGAAAATGTATCTGTAGTGGTTGGTAAGATATTCCTAAAGCATTTGGACTCTATTATTAAAATGGATTTAGCCCACATAAGTAGGATGCAATTAGCtggaattttattattttttgtgagGATAAGTTTTAACTGGTGCTTATGTCAGACTGGAAAAATCTCAATTTGGATTTAACTGACCATGGGACTCTGGCAAACCTGTACTGTTCAAGACGAATCAAGAGGAACACAGTGCAAGGATTTTGATTCTTTATTAGCTTTGCCTGCAGAGTTCAGGATTTTAGTGTCTACGTCAAATGGGCTTGGATTGAGTCTTCTGATCTCTAGTTTTTGGACTGCCTGAAAATGGGAGCTTCACAACATGAACTAAAGAAATGACTGTTTATTGCATAAAGGAATACTTTTACGGATATCTGGAATTTGAATCTTGCCCCCAGTTTCTTGTGTTACCCATGTTATAACACAGACATTTTGGAATGAGGCTATCCTGGAGATTGTCCCAGATGGGAATTTGGGGATGCACTATTTTCTGGCTGGTTTGGTAGATTCTTGTGATGCAAGGAGTCATTACTTATATGCACAGCTTGTTCAACTAAAGATCACAAATTGTCAGTTCGTTATGCAGTGGCAGAAATTCAAGATACCTATTAACATTTGTAAATTGGAAATATAGACCTGAACATTTAAGAGACTTTAAGAAGGGCAGATATCAGTTTCCTTTAAGACTCTACTAGAAGAATCAAACTTTTCAGTTCAGGATTTGTAGGTTTATCTGACACAGATGAACCACCCCACCTACAAggtgttagattttttttaaactttattattCCCTTTAATCACCAAGTTTGAAAACTGCATCCTTCCTGCAAGTCTGGTAAACCATTTTCATGTTCAGTGTGGAGAGAAAAAACAACTGAAACTTAACAGTGACTAGAATAATTACTTTGATTGTATCTGCCTATATGATAATACAGTTTATGACTGTGCAGATCTGGTAAATAAGATACAAAATCATAATATATGGATGTTTAGTTTAAAAAGTTACCACACATTTTCATGTGTTGATCAATGTATCTGTCATATAAAAATAACTTACTATGGATCTAAAGTATGAGTTTTGGATTTCCTATTACGGAATATAGGCCTGATTCTATTACATTAAATGgaaaaaactcccagtgacttaatTTACCTAATTAAGCAAGCATTTTTCTTTGACTTACGTATTTCCAACACTTAAGCAGCCtaaatattttgcattggtgGATTTGC includes:
- the LOC128837565 gene encoding claudin-22-like, which produces MALVYRTVMQLSGILFSLLGWVLSCLTTYLPQWKNLNLELNELEIWTMGLWQACVVQEEGGMQCKDFDSFLALPPELRISRILMFVSNGLGLLGLVLSGFGLDCLKIGERQQELKKRLLLLGGTLFWISGITAIVPVSWVAHTTVQEFWDENIPDIVPRWDFGEALFVGWFAGFCLILGGSLLNCTVCSTEVHPSSVHYTVAEMQDHCQHLETENSPENLGV